DNA sequence from the Arthrobacter crystallopoietes genome:
GAAGGCAGGCAACGCGCTCAAGTCCCTGCTGGATCTCGGGGCCAAGGAAGCCACAGTACTGCGCGACGGCGCCGAGGTAAAAGTGTCCGCTGAGCAGCTGGTTCCCGGCGACCTTATCGTGGTCCGGCCCGGCGAAAAGATCGCCACGGACGGCTACGTGGTCGAGGGGCATTCCGCCGTCGACACGTCGCTGATCACCGGCGAATCCGTCCCGGTGGAAGTGGACGTGGACGACACGGTCACCGGCGCCACCATCAACACTTCCGGCCGTCTGCTGGTCCGGGCGACCCGCGTCGGCTCGGATACCACCTTGGCGCAGATGGGCCGGCTGGTCAGCCAGGCGCAGGCGGGCAAGGCGCCGATCGCCCGGCTGGCGGACCGTATCAGTTCAGTCTTCGTCCCCATTGTGATCGCCATCGCCGTCGTTACTTTTGTCCTCTGGCTGGTCCTCACGGGCGATCTGGAGTCCGCCTTCACCGCGGCCGTGACGGTGCTGGTCATTGCCTGCCCCTGCGCGCTGGGGCTGGCCACGCCGACCGCGCTGCTCACCGGCACGGGCCGGGGCGCGCAGCTGGGCATCCTGATCAAGGGGCCGCAGATCCTCGAGGACACCCGCCACGTGGACACCATTCTGCTGGACAAGACGGGCACAGTGACCACCGGCAAGCAGGCTGTTTCCGGCGTCGTCGCCCTTGGCTCCCATACCGAGGACGAGGTGCTGGCGCTGGCCGGCGCGGTCGAATCCGGTTCCGAGCACCCGATCGCCCACGCGATCGTCGAAGCCGCCAAGGAGCGCCTCACCGCGGCCGCTACCCGCACCGGCGTGACAGCTGCGGGCACGTCCGCCCAGCCGGGTTTGCCGGCACTGGCTGATTTCCACAGTGCGGCCGGGGGCGGTGTGCGCGGCATCGTGACAAATAACGACGGCGGACGGCTCACCGTGGTGGCGGGCCGCACCGGCTGGCTGGAAGAAAACGGCATCAACCTGCCGCCGCAGGACCGCGCCATGCTGCTGGAACAGCAGGAGTCCGGCGCGACCGCCATCTGGGTGGCCGTGGACGGCGGACTTGCCGGCATCGTCAGCCTCAAGGACACCATCAAGGACAGCTCTGCCGCGGCGATTGCCCGTCTCAAGGAACTGGGCCTCCGCCCGATCCTGCTGACCGGAGACAACGGCGCGGTCGCGGCGCAGGTTGCGGCCGCCGTCGGAATTGCCGCCGATGATGTCTTCGCCGATGTCCTCCCCGAGGGCAAGGTCGAGGCCGTGCAGAAGCTGCAGGAAGCCGGCAAGACCGTGGCGATGGTCGGCGACGGCGTGAATGATGCTGCGGCGTTGGCGCAGGCCGACCTTGGGATCGCCATGGGCGCCGGGACGGATGTTGCCATCGAGGCTGCGGACATCACGGTGATGGGCAGCGATCTGGGCCAGGTGGTCCAGTCCATCGAGCTGAGCCGCAAGACCCTGAGCACCATCAAGAGCAACCTGTTCTGGGCTTTCGCGTACAACACCCTCGGCATCCCGGTGGCGGCGTTCGGGCTGCTGAACCCGATGATCGCGGGCGCTGCGATGGCTGCGAGCTCGGTCCTGGTGGTGGCGAATTCCCTGCGGCTGCGGGCCTTCGCCCGGTAGGCCGGGTTACCCGCGGACCAGTTCCCGGCGCACGGCCTCGGGATCGGGGTTGGTGACAACCCCGTCGCGCAGGATGACCGTGGGTACCGTTTCGTTGCCGTCGTTATGCTCGCGCACAAACGCGGCTGCCTCGGCATCGCGCCAGATGTTGACCCACTGCGCCTTGCGCCGGGTCCGGCCCAGCGTGGCCATCATGCGTATGCAGTACACGCAGCCCGGACGCCAGAAAATCACCACGCCCGGCTCGTGGTCCTGGCCCCGCCGCAGCGCTGACCACGGTTTTTGCCGGCCGCCGAAAACGGGACTGACGAACCATGCGGCGGCCAGCAGGATCGCGGCGACGACGAGGGCCTGCACCCACTCCCCCCGGCTGCCGTAAACGACCAGCATCATGCCGGCGACAGCGGCCAGGACGATCGCATTGGACCAGTGCAGGAGCGGCTTCACGGGCTAGCCGGCGGCGCCATAGCGGACGGCCGCGCGGGCCTTTGCCTTGGCTGCTTCTTCAAACCGTTCTTCGGCGGTGCGGTGGTCACCAGCGAATCGAGCAGGTGCGCCGTGATGTGCGCGATTTCGTGCACCGCTTCGTTGAAGGCCTCTTCATTGGCCTTGGAGGGTTTGTTGGTGCCGCTGACTTTGCGGACGTACTGCAATGCGGCGGCCTCGACCTCGGCGCTCGTGGCGGACGGCTCGAAATTGTAGAGCCGGCGGATGTTGCGGCACATGGAAGCTCCTCGGGTTTCTGGATTGCCTCTTTCCAGTGTGCGCCAGAGGGCCGGTGGGATGTAAGAGGAAAGGCCCCCGCCGCCGTCGTAATCGGCAGCAGGAGCCCATCCCGCATCGAACTCTCCGGAAAAGCTAGCGGCTGTTGGTCAGCTCCCGCTCGGGTGCCCCGCCCTGGCTGCCGGCGGCGGCAGGCTCGCCCAGCACCGGCTTGCCGAGCATGGAGATCACTACGGCGCCGAGCAGCATGGGGATGATGAACAGGAAGTACAGGTCGGTCGGCTGCCAGCCGCCGTCCATCAGCGCGCCGGCGATCATCGGGGATGCAATGGCGCCGACGCGGCCCATGCCGATGACAAGTCCCAGCGCCGTGCCGCGCACCTCGGAGGTGTAGTAGGTCGGGCTGATGGCGAGCATGCCTGCGATCGGGGCGTTGGAGCCGAAACCGACCAGGGCGGCCGCCAGCAGCGCGCCGGCGAGCGATCCGGTGGACAGGGAGAACGCGCCGAACGTTAGGCCGCCGATGACGAAGAAAACGGCCAGGACCTTGCGCATCGGGAAGCGGGACCCGAAGAATCCAAGGACGACGGCGCCGACGATGGCTCCGGTGCTGAAGAGGACACCGGCAGTGATGCCGTCCTGCTCGCTGAAGCCGCTGGCGGTCACCAGCTTCGGGGTCCAGGAGTTGGCGAAGTAGAAGCTGGCCATCAGGATGAAGTACGCCAGCGAAATGAGGATGGTGCGGCGGGCGTTGACGCCGGTGAGCACGTCTGCGAAACGGGACTTCTTCTTGGCCGGCGCCGGCGCCGGCGCGGGCAGTTCCGTGACCGCGGGCTGTTCGATCCGGGCCAGGACCTTGTTGACGCGCTCCAGCGCATTGGCCGGCCGGCGGACCAGCAGGTAGTCGACAGACTCCGGCACCCCACGGAGGATGAGCGGAATCATGATGGCGGTGATGATCGCGCCGAAGAGGAAGGCCGAGCGCCAGCCGAACTGCAGGATCAGCACGCCGGTGGCCATGCCGCCGAGGACGCCGCCGATCGGCTGGCCGATGCTGACGATTGCCAGGGAGGTGGAGCGCCGCTTGGCGTTGGTGAACTCGGATGCGAGGACGTTGGCGGTGGCCTGCAGCGTGCCCACGGCCAGGCCGGTGATGAAGCGCAGCACCACGAGAAGTTCGTAGCTGGGCACGAAGGCCGAGGCGAGCATGCCCAGGGCGACAACCAGGGCTCCGAGCGCCAGCGTCTTCTGGCGGCCGATGATGTCGGCGATGGTGGAGACGAAGATCGAGCCGATCGCCATGCCGACCAGGGCCGAGCTGAGCAGGATGCCGAGCTGCGAAGCGCTCAGGCCCCAGTATTCGCTGACGGCGTTGGCGCTGAACGCCATGACGAGGACGTCGAAGCCGTCGATCATGTACAGCGCGGTGCAGATGGCAATGACGCCGACCTGGGTGCGCTTCATGGAGGCCGCTTCGATGCGCGACTTGATATCCATTGCAGGGCCTTACTGTTGCTGACTGGGTCGCGGGCCAACGGGAGAACGTCGGCCACACGGGGCGGTGTTCGTGATACGAACGGGTGTTCAAAATCACCGCAGCCATTAACTATATGAGCTCCGCTACCCCACCATGTGCCGCAGGCCATAGCTTGAGACACAACTCACAGCATTTACCCGTGCGCCCTCAGCCGCGGTCCACGCAGTTCATCGAGCCGGACCAGCACCACGCCCAGCACGATCAGCGCACCACCGATCAGCTGGATGGCCGCCGGCAGTTCACCCAGCAGCAGCCACGCCCACAGCACGGCAAAGAGCACCTCGGTCAGGGAGACGAAAGACGCCACCTTGGTGCCGAGGGCCCGGGCGGCCATGATGCCCGTAATGTAGGAGATCACGGTGGACAGCAGCACCAGCGCCGCCAGCGGCACCCACCAGCTCGTCCGCCAGCCGGCAAGGCTGACATCTGCGGTGCTGACCGCCATGGGCAGAATCCGGGCCGCACCCAGCACCACCATGGACGCACCGCCCACCAGCAGTCCGCCCGCAGCCAGCACCAGCGGCGGCAGGGATTCATTGTGCCGGGCGGTGATGAAGAAGTAGATGACCAGGCACACTGCGGCCGCAAGGCCCCAGAGGACACCGCCGAGGTCCAGGCGCACGTCGCCGAAGACATCCAGCACCAGCACCAGTCCGGCCACGGCCAGGACGGTGCCGGCCATCGTGGCGGAGCCGGGCCTCCGGCGGCTGGTCAGCCACAGCCAGAGCACGATCAGCACGGGCGCCAGGAACTCAAGCAGCAGCGCGACGCCAACAGAGAGCGTAGAGACGGCGTTGAAATAGGCGAGCTGGCAGCCGGCAACGCCGATCAGCCCGAACAGCACGATGGTCTTCCAGTTCTGCCGGACCTGGCTCCAGCGGCCGTGCAGCACAATAAGCGCCGGAACCGTGAGCACCAGGGCGGCCCCGAGCATGCGGACGGCAACGGCGGCGCCGGGTGTCCAGCCCGCCTCCAGCAGGGACTTCGCAAACGATCCCGACAATCCGAACACCGCCGAGGAGAACAGGGCGATCCCCACCCCGGAAACGGCGGAGGAATTGATGACGCCGCTTGCAGGCTTGACTGACACGGTACCGCCGCCCATGACTACCTCGAATGCGCTAATTGACAGCCCTCCACCCCGGCTGAATGCGAAAAATCGGGGTATGTCAGGACCTAAAGGTGGATATAGTAGTGACAGTAATGCCGAGCATATTCAGGAGTCAAGATGGTGTTTGCCCATGACACGGAAAGATCGTTGGTCGACGCGGCCAAGCTGATCAACACCGCCGAGTCCGAGGTGGACCAGTTGAACACCCTGGCGGACTTGGACGAGTTCGTGAAGGCGAACGAGTACTCCGGCTCACGCAGCCACACCATGGGGGAGCTGCGCGCGGTGCGCCATCTGCGGCCCCGGTTGCGGGCAGTCTGGACCGCGGAGGAAGACGAAGCCGTGCGCCTGGTCAACAACATCCTGCGCAACGGCCGCGCCCTGCCCCAGCTGGTCCAACACGACGGCTGGGACTACCACCTGCACGCCACCACGCCGGATGCGCCGTTGGACATCCGGATGGCGGTCGATGCGGCCATGGCCCTGGTGGACGTGATCCGCGAGAAGGAACTCGTCCGGCTGCGAGTCTGCGCCGCGGAAGACTGCAACGCCGTCCTGGTAGACCTTTCCCGCAACCGCTCCAAGCGCTTCTGCGATACCGGCAACTGCGCCAACCGCACCCACGTGGCCGCCTACCGCGCGCGAAAGGCAACCGCGTAAGTGCCGTCCGGATATTGCGGATCACCAAATCATCAGTACGCTGAGGAATAGTCCGGCAATAGTGTCTGATGAACTGGAGGAGCCCTCATGTTGAAGAAGATTGTGTTTGTAGCAGGCGTCGGCGCCGGCTTTGTGCTCGGCTCCCGGGCGGGCCGCGAAAGCTACGAGAAGATCAAGGCCCAGGCGCAGAAGCTGTGGAACGATCCCAAGGTCCAGCACAAGGTCTCCGAAGGAACCGAGTGGGCCAAGGAGAAGGCGCCGCAGGTGCAGGAAAAAGTGACCGGGAAGGCCCGGGAAGTTCTCCATAAGAACGACGGCGGATCCTCCTCCACCTCGTCCGGCACCTCGGCTTCCGGTACCGCGAGCCACACTCTCAGTGACCCGGACTCAACCGGAACCACCACCGGCATGATCCCGTAGGTTCCGCCTGTCTGGATCCCAGGGCCGGTCCGCTCCCGATTCCGAGGGCGGACCGGCCCTGGGTTTATGCGCTACATGCGCCCGTAACGGGCACGGATGATCGCGAAAACCCCGTAGCACATCAATCCGACGGCGATGGCGACCAGGGCGACAATGCCGAAGGGCTGCTCCGGGAGCGCCTTCAGGCTGCCGTCCAGGCCGGTCGATTGCCGGGGCTGGTGCGTGACGGCGGCGATGATGATCAGCAGCCCGACCAGGAACAGGGCAACACCCTTCGCGATATGTCCTACTATGCCGAGGACGCGCAGCAGCCTGCCGCGTTTCGAATCGCCGAAGTCCAGCTCGTCTGTGAACTGTCTGCGGAGCGCCTTGACCACAAAGTAGATCCCGATGCCGATGACCGTGCCGCCCACCGCCACCAGGAACGGCACGCCCAGCGGATGCTGGAGCATCGCGATGGTGAAGTCTTTGGTGGATTCGCCTGAGTCCGATTCGTCTCCGAGGGCGAACCGCGCAAACATGAACGCGAACAGGGCATAGGTCACGCTCAAGGAACCGGACGAGATGCCCTTGGAGATCTGCTCCTTGCGCGGCAGGTGCCGGGCCCGCAGGGACGCCTCGCTGAGCTGCCAAAGTGCGAGGCCCAGGCAGCTGGCGAAGCAGGTCCACATGAGCAGCGGGCCCAGCACCGGCCGTGACGCCAGGATCTCCACGGCGCCGGCAGGATCCGCCTCGCCGTAACCGCCCAGGGCGATCCGCAGGGCAATGGCGCCGATAAGAATGTGGACCAGTCCGAGTACGGCGAAGCCGACGCGTGCAAAGACGTCCAGCGTCGTCGTGTTGGAAAGCTCTTCGGCGGCGTCCGCTGCGTGTGCTGCCGAAGAGCCAGGTTCATTCCCGGCACCCATACCAGAGTCTTACCAGCAGGCGGCCCGCACCTCAACCACGGTGCCCGGCGGCGAACGGCTCCCCGGGATCCAGATCGATGACGGTGCGCAGCGGCCCGATCAGCGAATCCTCCCAGGAACAGGTCAGCACCAGGCCGTCCGGACCGTTCAAAGTGGTGCCGCCGGCGATCACGGGCCCGTTCTCGTAGAGGTAGGCGGCCACGTTGAAGGCCAGCTCCACCAGCATGTTGGGGTCCTTGTCCCGGAAGTGGATCTGCACATCGGGTAGGCCCAGTTGGTACATGCCCAGGCTGTCCACCACCATGGCGCCCTCGTCATTGGTCACCAGGAAGAACCGCATGTTCACCGGTCCCGCCAGCGGATGCGCCGCCTCAAGTTCGCCCGGTTCCCGCCAATGGGAGTTGTGCAGCCACCGGATGGCCGCCGGGTGGGTCTCCCCCACCAGGAACTGGAGGACGCTGCGGAACGATTCCAACCGCGGCTTCGGTTCAAAGGTACTGGACAGGACTTCCGTGACCAGGACCCGGTGCGTGCAGCCGGGCACCACCTGATCGGCATCGGGCCAGGTCCAGCTTTGGTCTGTGGGCGTGGCTTCGAGCGCGTCCGCCGCGGGCAGCGGCTCGGACGGTTCCGCCAGCCCGGTGCTGAGGCTGACGGTCTTGCCCCGGAGCTCAAACGAATGCTCGCGGTGCGGGAGCAGGATGACGCCTTCGGAGAAGGCAGCGCCGGGGAACCGGGCCTCCAGCCTTTCGCGCAATGCCGCCGAGGAGAGGCCCGGATCGCCCTGGTACCAGAGCTCGGCCACCAGCAGGGTCTTGCCCTCGGCGGTCTCACCGGTCTGCGCAGGACGGGCCTGCGCCTGCCCGGCCTGCTCGGCTTGCTCGGCTTGCTCGGCTTGCTGGAGTTCTGCCTGGTCCGGAGCCGCTGGTTCCGCTGGCGGCTGCGGTTCGTCCTGCCCAAAAGTCATGGCCCCAGCTTGTCAGCTCGGGGCCATGGAAAGCCAGCGGGTTGATCCGCCGACCGAAGGGTCAGGCGATCACACCTGCGGACGGTGGCTGCCGCCGTCGTCGTTCTGGTCTTCATCGCGCGGGGTGTCGGGATCCGCCTGGGGCTCCCGGGGAGCACGCTTGGGCCCGCCCACGCTGCCGGCGCCGCCCGGAATCTTGGCAGAACTGCGGTTGACGCCCGAGCCCTGGCTGAGGTGGTCCGGGTTGTCCTTGCCGGCCATGGTCAGCACGGCCACCACCAGCAGCGAGGCGATGAACGCGACGCCGGCCGCGGTGACACCAAGGTCCCAGCGGAGCTGGTTTTCGGCGCCGCCGGTGGAGAAGATCATCGTGCAGAAACCGGCGATCACACCGAGCACGGCGGAGAAAATCAGCGGCCCCTTGACCGACATCCGCGGTCCGTTCGGCTCGCCCGAAGCGTTGTTGCCCACGATGAATTCCTCCTGGTTACTGCGAAAAGTCTCACCCCAGTCTACCGGCTGTAGAAGACGTCGGGATTTGCATGTGGGCGCAGTCACGGCTGCGGGCCGGGGGTCAGCTGGCGCGGTTAGCTGGCGGTTGCCTTGCGGGAATCGAAGCGGTAGGTCAGGGCAGCGATCCCCAGCACGACGGCGGTGATGATCGCCGCGCCGCCGAGGACACCCAGCAGTGCGTGCGCGCCGAGGTAGGTGAAGAACGGCAGGGCCGCGCCGAAGCCCACCGAGACGGCGCCGACGATCAACCAGTCCTTGGACAAAACCGATCCGTGCGGGCCGCGGTTCTGCCACCACAGCACCAGTTCCGCGCCGCCGCCGATGAGCAGCGCCGCCGTGGCGAGGATGGTGAAGGTGGACGGCGTCTGCAGGGCGAACGCGAGCGCACCCGCGACGGCGAACGCGCCGGCTTCGAGCTGCAGCAGCGTCCGGTATTCGTTGGCTTCGGGCTTCCGCGCCAGCAGCCACACCGCCGCGCCGCTGAGCAGCAGGAACGCGCCGCCGGCCAGGGCCATGACCGTGTCCCCCGGCTCGGGCCAGAAGATGGTGAGGATGCCGAACGCGGCCGCGACAAGGGCCCGCATCAAAACGGGCTGCCAGTAGGCGGCGGCCTGGACAGTGCTGTTAGTGCTCACCCCTCGAGTTTAGTGCGCTCCGGTGACCATCCATGCATCCGTGCGGACCCGCCAGTCGAGCGTCAGGCCCCGCGCGGCCATGTAGCCCAGCCCGAATGCCGCCCAGAGCCAGGCCAGTCCGGTGACGCCGCTGAGTTCCGATATCTGGACCCAGACCAGCAGCGGCAAGTAGACCAAGAGATTTACGACGCCGGCAATCGCCAGATACTTTGCGTCACCGGCGCCGATCAGCACGCCGTCGAGTACGAAAACGAAACCGCAGACCGGCTGGCTGAGGGCCAGCAACAGCACCCCGATGGCGAACGCATCCTGCACGGCTCTGTCCGAGGAGAAGATCCAGCCCAGGTGCGGCCCGGCGAGCGCCAGCAGCACCCCGGTGACGACCCCGAAGCCCACGCCCCAGACGATCATCCGGCGGGTCAGCGAATGCGCCAGCGCCTTGTTGCCCGCGCCGAGTTCCTTACCGATCAGCGCCTGCGCCGCGATGGCGATGGCGTCCAGCGCGAAGGCGAGGAAGGTGAAGACCGTCATGACCAGTTGGTGCGCGGCCAGGCTCACCGGGCCCTGTGCCGTGGCGACGAAGACGGTGGCCAGAATCGCGATCCGCAGGCTCAGGGTGCGCAGCATCAGCCACGAGCCCACGTGCGTGGTGGCCTTGACCCCGGTCCAGGTGGGCGCCAGCGGTACGCCGTATTTCAGGCTGCCGCGGTAGACGATGACCAGATAAACGGCGGCCATCCCCCACTGCACCAGGCTTGTGCCCATCGCCGATCCAGCGACGGACAGGTCCAGCCCGTAGACCAGAACGAAATTCAGCCCGATGTTGACCAGGAAACCGATGCCGGCCACCAGCAACGGGGTCTTGGTGTCCTGCAGCCCGCGGAGCACACCGGTTGCCGCCAGCACGATCAGCATCGCGGTCAGTCCCGGCATGGACCACCGCAGGTAGTCCACCGCGTAGCCGTGCACCTCGCCCGCCGCGCCCATCGCGGAGGCCAGCGCGGGTGCCGACACCCAGCCCGCGACCGACAGCACGAGGCCCAGGAAGAACGCGAGCCAGATGCCGTCCCGGCCCACGGCGAGCGCATCCGCGTGCCGTCCGGCACCGAGCAGCCGGGCCACCGCGGGCGTGGTCGAATAGGCCAGGAACACCATCAGGCCCACCACCGTTTGCACCACGGTTGCCGCGAGTCCCACGCCGGCCAGCTGCGCCACACCGAGGTGGCCGACAATCGCAGAATCCGCCAGCAGGAACAGCGGTTCGGCGATCAGCGCGCCGAAGGCCGGCAGCGCGAGGGCGAAGATGGTACGGTTCAGGCCCTGCCCAGTGACGGGCGCGACGGGTTGTTTAGGACTCACGCCTCCCAGCTTAGGACTCCGCACCGACTATCCAGGCCTGAGGAAACGGCAGGCCGGTCCGTTCGCCGTCGTTAGTGGCTGTTGCCGAGGACCTACCGGAAGCGGCGGCCCTGGTCCCGCCGGTTCGCCCAGAGCGCCAGCGCGCCCAGCACCACGGTCCACGCCACCAGGCAAAGAACCGAGCTGGCGTGCATGCCCTGGCCGGAGAGTACCTGGACAGCGATGTCGCGCGCCGCCCGGGACGGCAGGAACAGCGAGAACGTGTTCAGCCAGTCGGGGAACATGATCGGCGGCAGCATCATTCCGCCGGCGAACGCCATCGGGAAGAACACCACCTGGGTCACGGCGATCGCCACCTTGGAAGTGCAGAGGTAGCCGATGAACAGCCCGAGCGCCAGGAACGGCAGCCCGCAGAACAGCCAGACCACCACGGACAGCGGAATCCGGCCCCAGGACAGGTCGCCGCTGGTGAAGGCCTCCGGCGCCGAGGTCATCAATCCGCCCAGGATCAGCACCGGAATCAGCGCGAAGAACGCGAACATCATCGCCGTCAGCGCCCGCGCGATGGTCGGCGGCACCGGCCCCGCGGGCAGCGTGCGGAGGTAGCTGTTCCACGGGTTGGCCCGCTCCTCCGCGATGCCGATGCCGTAGTTGAACAGGAACGAGCTCATGACGCCGAACAGGGCCAGTTGGGCGATCGCGGTCAGCGCGGTGATCGGGTTCGACGTGACCATCCCCTGCGGAATCACGAAGAACAGCAGGGCCAGGGTCGGGAAGACTGTGGAGGAGATGACGGCCACGGGAATGCGCAGCTGCTCCAGCACCTGCGCCTTGGTGTGCGCCTTGAGCAAGGCCGCCTGAGTCGGCGGCGCGGGAGTGTGATGGGCCAGGGTGGTCATGCCGGATCCTTTGCGGTCTCGGTTGCTGCTTCGGAGGAATGGCGGGTCAGGGCCAGGAACGCCTCTTCGAGGCTGGCGGCGTGGACTTCCAGCCCGCTGAATTCGACGCCGTCGCGGACCAGTTGCCGGACGGTGGCATCCGCGTCCTGCGTCACCACGGTGGTGATGCCCTTGGCGCTGGTGGCGGCGCTGACGGCCTGCGGGAAGGATTCAAAGAACGACGCCGGCAGCTGGCTTTTGAACGAGACCTTGCTGATTGCCACATGGCTGCGGATCTCGTCCACGCTGCCGTCTGCGATCACGGTCCCCCGGTCGATCACCACCACGCGGCTGGCCAACGCCTGGATCTCTTCGAGATAGTGGCTGGTGATCAGCAGCGTTCCGCCGCCGCGGCGGTATTCTTCCAGCCGCTGCCACAAGGTTTCGCGGGCGTCCACGTCCAAGCCGGTGGTCGGTTCGTCCAGCACCACCAGGCGCGGCCGGCCCACCAGCGCCAGCGCCACGAGCAGCCGGCGCTGCTGGCCGCCGGAGAGCGCGCCGCACTGTTTTTCGGCCATGTCGCTCAGGCCAAAGTCGGCCAGCAGTTCCGCGGTGGGAACCGGGTCCGGATAGTGCGCCGCAACGAAGTCCACGGTCTCGCGCAGCTTCAGGGTCTGCGGGACGGAGGTGGCCTGCGGCGTGGTGCCCAGCTGCAGCCGAGCCTTCGGGTCCAGCGGGCTGCGCCCGAACAGTTCCACCGTGCCGGAGTCGGCTCGGCGGAGGCCGGTGAGCAGGCTGATGAGCGTGGACTTGCCCGCGCCGTTGGGCCCGAGCAGGCCGAGCGCTTCGCCGGCGTGGATGTCCAGGTTGATGCCGCTCAGCGCCGCGGTGTTGCCGAAGCTCTTGGTGGCATTCACGACGGAGGCGAGCACCGCCGACTCTTCTATGTCTGTCAAGCGCTCTTCAGGCACGGGCTCGCGGCGTTGAGCGTGCGGTGGACGCGTCGGGCTAGGTAGCGTTTGATGCATCGGCGGATTTCCCGGTCGGTGCGTCCTTCTGTTCGCCGTTTCTCCACGTATCTCCGGGTCTCCTCGTCGTGGGTCATCTTGGTGAGAGCGACCATGTGGAGAGCGCGGTTCAGGTTTCTGTCTCCGCCTCGGTTCAGGCGGTGCCGGACGGTGTTTCCTGAGGAAGCGGGGATAGGATTCACGCCGGCCAGGGAGGCGTAGGCCGCCTCGTTCCGAACCCGTCCCTGATGGGACCAGGCGGTGAGGCAGGTCGCTGCAGTGACGGACCCAAAGCCCTTTTCATGCAGCAGGGGTGCGGCCTCGCTGATCTGTACCAGCTCGGTCACTTGCTTGTCATTGGCTTTGAGCTGGTCATCGAGTTCGAGGACACGTTTGGCCAACCGCGTTGCCTCGGTCCGGGCGATGGTCAGGGACAGTTCCTCCTCTCGGGCGCGCCACCGCGACGCTTCAGCGATCTGAGCTGCTGAGAGTGCCCTGCGGGCGTCCAATCCCAGATCATTGGTGCGCAGCAGTGCGGTGAGCGAGTTGACCGAACGGGTGCGCTCGGCGCTCATGGCGTCGCGGGCCGTGACCAGGATCCGCAAGGCCTGGCGCACCCCCTCGTTGAGCCTCGGGCGGCATAGCTTCGCCTGTGGCAGCGGCAACGCGGCTGCGGCAATGTGGTGCGCATCGAGGGCATCGGATTTGCCGACGCCGTGGCGTTTCTTCGCGTCCATTCGCGGAGCCTCGGCCACCGGGTAACCCTCGGCGGCGACAGCGCCGGCCAGGACGGCTCCGTAAGATGCGGCGCCTTCGATCACCCACAGCGTGTCAGCGTCTGCGTCGGTGCGGCGGGCCACCCACGCGATGGCCCTGTTGATGCCGGCAGACGTCGTTGGGAAGTCTCGGGTATCGATCAGCTCGCCGGTCCTGGCTGCAAGGATCGCGTAGACGTGATTGCGGGCGTGGGTGTCGACGCCCACGACAAACGGGTAGGAATGCGCGACGATAGAAATGGCGGTCACGGCACCTTTCCTCAGTGATGGAGATGGTCAGGCCGCTGTCGGCCGGTACCAGTCCGGGTAGGAAACACATCGGAACAGCACTGTGACGGGTCACGCGCCTCAAGGCGGCGGACAATCTTCTGATCAAGCTACCGAGGTGGGCCGGACAGGTCCGGCCGGCCCGCGCCACGGATGGACAAGTCGGCGGCAAGACACTTCATGGTCAACGTACGCTCGAGTCACATCCATGGCCGGCGGAACGGCCAGTACCCATCCTGCCAGCCAGTCCCAGACCAGCTACAAGAAAGTCTCACAGTCGTACGCTGTTCGGGCTTGGAATTTGGGTTGGAATTGGGGTTGGAAGCGGATTCAGCAATGGGGACAGCAACTGGTGCAGGGACTTTCATCGGTACTCCTGGATGAGTGCGGATACTTGCCGTTCGTGCGTCTCTGGCCGTTCGTGCGGTGTTGCGGTGCCTAGGGCAGGCCGGTGAGCAACTCGCGCAGCGCCACCCGGTACTGCGCGT
Encoded proteins:
- a CDS encoding ABC transporter permease, with translation MTTLAHHTPAPPTQAALLKAHTKAQVLEQLRIPVAVISSTVFPTLALLFFVIPQGMVTSNPITALTAIAQLALFGVMSSFLFNYGIGIAEERANPWNSYLRTLPAGPVPPTIARALTAMMFAFFALIPVLILGGLMTSAPEAFTSGDLSWGRIPLSVVVWLFCGLPFLALGLFIGYLCTSKVAIAVTQVVFFPMAFAGGMMLPPIMFPDWLNTFSLFLPSRAARDIAVQVLSGQGMHASSVLCLVAWTVVLGALALWANRRDQGRRFR
- a CDS encoding DUF1206 domain-containing protein encodes the protein MGAGNEPGSSAAHAADAAEELSNTTTLDVFARVGFAVLGLVHILIGAIALRIALGGYGEADPAGAVEILASRPVLGPLLMWTCFASCLGLALWQLSEASLRARHLPRKEQISKGISSGSLSVTYALFAFMFARFALGDESDSGESTKDFTIAMLQHPLGVPFLVAVGGTVIGIGIYFVVKALRRQFTDELDFGDSKRGRLLRVLGIVGHIAKGVALFLVGLLIIIAAVTHQPRQSTGLDGSLKALPEQPFGIVALVAIAVGLMCYGVFAIIRARYGRM
- a CDS encoding DUF4261 domain-containing protein, producing MTFGQDEPQPPAEPAAPDQAELQQAEQAEQAEQAGQAQARPAQTGETAEGKTLLVAELWYQGDPGLSSAALRERLEARFPGAAFSEGVILLPHREHSFELRGKTVSLSTGLAEPSEPLPAADALEATPTDQSWTWPDADQVVPGCTHRVLVTEVLSSTFEPKPRLESFRSVLQFLVGETHPAAIRWLHNSHWREPGELEAAHPLAGPVNMRFFLVTNDEGAMVVDSLGMYQLGLPDVQIHFRDKDPNMLVELAFNVAAYLYENGPVIAGGTTLNGPDGLVLTCSWEDSLIGPLRTVIDLDPGEPFAAGHRG
- a CDS encoding YtxH domain-containing protein, which codes for MLKKIVFVAGVGAGFVLGSRAGRESYEKIKAQAQKLWNDPKVQHKVSEGTEWAKEKAPQVQEKVTGKAREVLHKNDGGSSSTSSGTSASGTASHTLSDPDSTGTTTGMIP
- a CDS encoding ABC transporter ATP-binding protein, translating into MTDIEESAVLASVVNATKSFGNTAALSGINLDIHAGEALGLLGPNGAGKSTLISLLTGLRRADSGTVELFGRSPLDPKARLQLGTTPQATSVPQTLKLRETVDFVAAHYPDPVPTAELLADFGLSDMAEKQCGALSGGQQRRLLVALALVGRPRLVVLDEPTTGLDVDARETLWQRLEEYRRGGGTLLITSHYLEEIQALASRVVVIDRGTVIADGSVDEIRSHVAISKVSFKSQLPASFFESFPQAVSAATSAKGITTVVTQDADATVRQLVRDGVEFSGLEVHAASLEEAFLALTRHSSEAATETAKDPA
- a CDS encoding MATE family efflux transporter, with protein sequence MSPKQPVAPVTGQGLNRTIFALALPAFGALIAEPLFLLADSAIVGHLGVAQLAGVGLAATVVQTVVGLMVFLAYSTTPAVARLLGAGRHADALAVGRDGIWLAFFLGLVLSVAGWVSAPALASAMGAAGEVHGYAVDYLRWSMPGLTAMLIVLAATGVLRGLQDTKTPLLVAGIGFLVNIGLNFVLVYGLDLSVAGSAMGTSLVQWGMAAVYLVIVYRGSLKYGVPLAPTWTGVKATTHVGSWLMLRTLSLRIAILATVFVATAQGPVSLAAHQLVMTVFTFLAFALDAIAIAAQALIGKELGAGNKALAHSLTRRMIVWGVGFGVVTGVLLALAGPHLGWIFSSDRAVQDAFAIGVLLLALSQPVCGFVFVLDGVLIGAGDAKYLAIAGVVNLLVYLPLLVWVQISELSGVTGLAWLWAAFGLGYMAARGLTLDWRVRTDAWMVTGAH